A part of Anolis carolinensis isolate JA03-04 unplaced genomic scaffold, rAnoCar3.1.pri scaffold_10, whole genome shotgun sequence genomic DNA contains:
- the LOC100561256 gene encoding interferon-inducible GTPase 5 isoform X2: MVSLSFPLPPPPPPDESAWLFSAFPFPFQFGGISTATMEIQEVDLREMGSLIQSRVILEVSNQVQSLLDTVETTTLEIAVTGESGAGKSTFINALLGLNDGDPRAAPTGVTETTFSPMPYEHPRLPRVHIWDLPGTGTPRFQAETYLQQVGFERYDFFIIIASERFRENHVKLARAVAAMGKRFYFVRSKIDLDLQASRQRRPTRFEEVHVLREIEADCIRQLKKEGLDSPKVFLISSFELHRFDFQCLEDTLAEELEGHKRHVLLLSFPSVTTEAVQKKKASLRRNIWKKALMACFVSALPGLPFHLNIPMLLKTLDSYRRSFGLDDDSLGALALTTSKNPSQLKNQVSSTLARDLSENAVHVILSQAATYGKVAARLLKDRVPFLDNLVAGGISFVAAYYLLHTALDNFAKDAERVLLAAYDLEDEFQKSVFYPPEPGFIFD; this comes from the exons atggtttctctttcttttcctcttcctcctcctcctcccccggaCGAAAGTGCTTGGCtgttttctgcttttccttttcccttccagttTGGGGGAATTTC AACAGCCACCATGGAAATCCAGGAGGTGGACCTCCGAGAGATGGGCTCCCTCATCCAATCCCGTGTGATCCTGGAGGTGTCCAATCAGGTCCAGTCACTCCTGGATACAGTGGAGACCACAACGCTTGAGATTGCAGTGACTGGTGAATCGGGTGCTGGGAAATCCACCTTCATTAATGCCCTGCTGGGGCTTAATGACGGAGACCCCCGTGCCGCCCCTACCGGAGTCACAGAGACCACCTTTTCACCCATGCCTTATGAACACCCTCGCCTGCCCAGGGTCCACATTTGGGACTTGCCAGGGACAGGCACCCCACGCTTCCAAGCCGAAACCTACTTGCAGCAGGTGGGATTTGAGAGGTACGATTTCTTTATCATCATAGCCTCTGAGAGATTCCGGGAGAACCATGTCAAGCTGGCCCGTGCTGTGGCCGCCATGGGCAAGCGTTTCTACTTTGTGCGTTCCAAGATCGACCTTGATCTTCAGGCTTCGCGGCAACGAAGGCCGACCCGATTCGAGGAAGTCCATGTGCTCAGAGAGATCGAAGCAGACTGCATCCGCCAGCTGAAGAAAGAAGGTCTGGACTCTCCCAAGGTATTTTTGATCTCCAGCTTTGAGCTGCACAGATTTGACTTCCAGTGCTTGGAAGACACTCTCGCTGAggagctggagggccacaagagGCATGTCCTGCTACTTTCATTCCCTTCTGTCACTACCGAAGCTGTTCAGAAGAAAAAAGCTTCGCTGCGCAGGAACATCTGGAAGAAGGCTTTGATGGCTTGTTTTGTCTCAGCCTTACCTGGCCTCCCTTTCCATCTGAACATCCCCATGCTCCTCAAAACCCTGGACTCCTATCGTAGGAGTTTTGGCCTAGATGATGACTCTCTGGGAGCCTTGGCCCTCACAACCTCAAAAAACCCTTCTCAACTGAAAAACCAGGTGTCTTCAACGTTAGCGAGGGATCTCTCGGAGAATGCCGTCCATGTCATTCTGAGTCAAGCGGCCACTTATGGAAAGGTGGCCGCTAGGTTATTGAAGGACCGGGTGCCCTTTTTGGACAACCTGGTGGCCGGAGGCATCTCTTTTGTAGCAGCCTATTACCTGCTCCACACTGCCTTGGATAACTTTGCAAAAGATGCTGAGCGAGTGCTCCTCGCAGCCTACGATTTGGAGGATGAATTCCAGAAGTCAGTTTTTTATCCTCCAGAACCTGGCTTCATCTTTGATTAA
- the LOC100561256 gene encoding interferon-inducible GTPase 5 isoform X1 has protein sequence MVSLSFPLPPPPPPDESAWLFSAFPFPFQFGGISRTATMEIQEVDLREMGSLIQSRVILEVSNQVQSLLDTVETTTLEIAVTGESGAGKSTFINALLGLNDGDPRAAPTGVTETTFSPMPYEHPRLPRVHIWDLPGTGTPRFQAETYLQQVGFERYDFFIIIASERFRENHVKLARAVAAMGKRFYFVRSKIDLDLQASRQRRPTRFEEVHVLREIEADCIRQLKKEGLDSPKVFLISSFELHRFDFQCLEDTLAEELEGHKRHVLLLSFPSVTTEAVQKKKASLRRNIWKKALMACFVSALPGLPFHLNIPMLLKTLDSYRRSFGLDDDSLGALALTTSKNPSQLKNQVSSTLARDLSENAVHVILSQAATYGKVAARLLKDRVPFLDNLVAGGISFVAAYYLLHTALDNFAKDAERVLLAAYDLEDEFQKSVFYPPEPGFIFD, from the exons atggtttctctttcttttcctcttcctcctcctcctcccccggaCGAAAGTGCTTGGCtgttttctgcttttccttttcccttccagttTGGGGGAATTTC CAGAACAGCCACCATGGAAATCCAGGAGGTGGACCTCCGAGAGATGGGCTCCCTCATCCAATCCCGTGTGATCCTGGAGGTGTCCAATCAGGTCCAGTCACTCCTGGATACAGTGGAGACCACAACGCTTGAGATTGCAGTGACTGGTGAATCGGGTGCTGGGAAATCCACCTTCATTAATGCCCTGCTGGGGCTTAATGACGGAGACCCCCGTGCCGCCCCTACCGGAGTCACAGAGACCACCTTTTCACCCATGCCTTATGAACACCCTCGCCTGCCCAGGGTCCACATTTGGGACTTGCCAGGGACAGGCACCCCACGCTTCCAAGCCGAAACCTACTTGCAGCAGGTGGGATTTGAGAGGTACGATTTCTTTATCATCATAGCCTCTGAGAGATTCCGGGAGAACCATGTCAAGCTGGCCCGTGCTGTGGCCGCCATGGGCAAGCGTTTCTACTTTGTGCGTTCCAAGATCGACCTTGATCTTCAGGCTTCGCGGCAACGAAGGCCGACCCGATTCGAGGAAGTCCATGTGCTCAGAGAGATCGAAGCAGACTGCATCCGCCAGCTGAAGAAAGAAGGTCTGGACTCTCCCAAGGTATTTTTGATCTCCAGCTTTGAGCTGCACAGATTTGACTTCCAGTGCTTGGAAGACACTCTCGCTGAggagctggagggccacaagagGCATGTCCTGCTACTTTCATTCCCTTCTGTCACTACCGAAGCTGTTCAGAAGAAAAAAGCTTCGCTGCGCAGGAACATCTGGAAGAAGGCTTTGATGGCTTGTTTTGTCTCAGCCTTACCTGGCCTCCCTTTCCATCTGAACATCCCCATGCTCCTCAAAACCCTGGACTCCTATCGTAGGAGTTTTGGCCTAGATGATGACTCTCTGGGAGCCTTGGCCCTCACAACCTCAAAAAACCCTTCTCAACTGAAAAACCAGGTGTCTTCAACGTTAGCGAGGGATCTCTCGGAGAATGCCGTCCATGTCATTCTGAGTCAAGCGGCCACTTATGGAAAGGTGGCCGCTAGGTTATTGAAGGACCGGGTGCCCTTTTTGGACAACCTGGTGGCCGGAGGCATCTCTTTTGTAGCAGCCTATTACCTGCTCCACACTGCCTTGGATAACTTTGCAAAAGATGCTGAGCGAGTGCTCCTCGCAGCCTACGATTTGGAGGATGAATTCCAGAAGTCAGTTTTTTATCCTCCAGAACCTGGCTTCATCTTTGATTAA